The proteins below are encoded in one region of Longimicrobium sp.:
- a CDS encoding carboxypeptidase regulatory-like domain-containing protein has translation MAFLARRSTVPLLAACLAVAPPLRAQSLTAGALAGVARDPRGTPVAGALVTITEAPGGVARTANTDGGGGFGVRLLPPGTYDVLVERIGFQPLRVTGVPVSPGQTTQLDAALTAAAAADRVEAVPFRAGVRGGFGPPSALRFAAGDLDALPAERRELGTVLSFAPLLAPGGDLFSARRVVVDGVPFRAVPLPAGFPDPLGTAAFAWRFLERAEVLSAPADVEWGGAAPATLHAFTRRGGRAFAADAGAWWSGGSLPAADGFASGGSHSGLEGGATLGGPLGQGAGEFVLGAEVRSLDTPLQLSSRAGEFASTVATVALDSFGVALAGTPERVKTELGSAFARFDWRSAGGQAFSVRAAGSTLLTPERRAFTDLAEGGGSAKGSDLLASAALAVPVDNDIGIELRGTFENSTRSYDSGDTAFALTRIVSGALGFGAHEGFPGKFSRMSSGGTAVAHVRAGRHLFKAGGGGELVNHDRAFAPGATGEFTFSGTDDFARGLGVFAQTLGASPSVSFSVPRVWAFAQDTWTPRPGIELALGVRWDMEKIPASDIPLDLDWGVRTGIATSSVRPNANRIAPRGSLTIAPAGGAWRLRAEGGVYTGESDPGVLAEAVGSSAALRIRRGVDVPWTWGAAPDSAAVPGTTRTLTLLTPEWGPPRAARAGLSLSHALPGATTLHVGAEWRRTDFLPRRADLNLLPGPTAQDQYGRPLFGTLVQRGTLLLAQPGTGRRFTDFDRVSAIDLDGWMEWAAATVAIERRPATGLRLMAGYTFSRTRDNLLTAGVSAPGDLPVPFLADGADWSEGRSSLDVPHRGVLLAELRGGGRWAPSLAAVYRARSGDPFTAGFRAGVDANGDGSASNDPAFVDPSVPGYSEVAAGWSCLSSQQGGFAVRNGCRGPTVQSLDLRLGVDVLRSGNHAARLTIDGLNLVGGERGPVDAALYLVDPARALSTDAQGRVVVPLVANPGFGEPLLRRATGRTVRIGLQLAY, from the coding sequence ATGGCATTCCTCGCCCGCCGTTCCACGGTGCCGCTCCTGGCGGCCTGCCTCGCCGTCGCGCCTCCCCTCCGCGCGCAGAGCCTGACGGCCGGCGCCCTGGCGGGGGTGGCGCGCGACCCGCGCGGCACCCCCGTCGCCGGCGCGCTGGTCACCATCACCGAGGCGCCCGGCGGCGTCGCCCGCACCGCCAACACCGACGGCGGCGGCGGCTTCGGCGTGCGGCTCCTTCCGCCCGGCACCTACGACGTGCTGGTGGAGCGGATCGGCTTCCAGCCCCTTCGCGTCACCGGCGTTCCCGTCTCTCCCGGCCAGACCACGCAGCTCGACGCGGCGCTGACCGCCGCGGCTGCGGCCGACCGCGTGGAGGCCGTTCCCTTCCGCGCCGGCGTGCGCGGCGGCTTCGGGCCGCCCTCGGCGCTGCGCTTCGCCGCGGGCGACCTCGACGCGCTCCCCGCCGAGCGGCGCGAACTCGGCACCGTCCTCTCCTTCGCGCCGCTTCTCGCCCCGGGCGGTGACCTCTTCTCCGCGCGGCGCGTGGTGGTCGACGGCGTCCCCTTCCGCGCGGTCCCGCTTCCCGCCGGCTTCCCCGACCCGCTGGGAACCGCGGCCTTCGCCTGGCGCTTCCTGGAGCGCGCCGAGGTCCTGTCCGCCCCCGCCGACGTGGAGTGGGGCGGTGCCGCGCCGGCCACGCTGCACGCCTTCACCCGCCGCGGCGGCCGCGCCTTCGCGGCCGACGCGGGCGCGTGGTGGTCGGGCGGGTCGCTGCCGGCCGCCGACGGCTTCGCGTCGGGCGGCTCGCACTCGGGCCTCGAGGGCGGGGCGACCCTCGGCGGGCCGCTGGGGCAGGGCGCGGGCGAGTTCGTGCTGGGCGCCGAGGTGCGCTCGCTCGACACGCCGCTGCAGCTTTCCTCCCGCGCGGGCGAGTTCGCGTCCACCGTCGCCACGGTGGCGCTCGATTCGTTCGGCGTGGCGCTGGCGGGCACGCCGGAGCGGGTGAAGACGGAGCTGGGCTCGGCCTTCGCGCGCTTCGACTGGCGCTCGGCGGGGGGGCAGGCGTTCTCCGTCCGCGCGGCGGGATCGACCCTGCTGACCCCCGAGCGGCGCGCCTTCACCGACCTGGCCGAGGGTGGCGGCAGCGCGAAGGGGAGCGACCTCCTGGCCTCCGCCGCGCTGGCGGTGCCGGTCGACAACGACATCGGCATCGAGCTCCGCGGGACCTTCGAGAACAGCACGCGCAGCTACGACTCGGGCGACACGGCGTTCGCGCTCACCCGCATCGTCTCGGGCGCGCTGGGCTTCGGCGCGCACGAAGGCTTTCCCGGCAAGTTCTCGCGGATGTCGTCGGGCGGAACGGCGGTGGCGCACGTCCGCGCGGGACGGCACCTGTTCAAGGCGGGCGGCGGCGGCGAGCTGGTGAACCACGACCGCGCGTTCGCCCCCGGCGCCACCGGCGAGTTCACCTTCTCGGGCACCGACGACTTCGCGCGCGGGCTGGGCGTGTTCGCGCAGACGCTGGGCGCGTCGCCGTCGGTCTCCTTCTCCGTCCCCCGCGTATGGGCGTTCGCGCAGGACACCTGGACGCCGCGGCCGGGGATCGAGCTGGCGCTGGGCGTGCGCTGGGACATGGAGAAGATCCCCGCGAGCGACATCCCCCTCGATCTCGACTGGGGCGTGCGTACGGGGATCGCCACCTCGTCGGTGCGCCCCAACGCCAACCGCATCGCGCCGCGCGGGTCGCTCACCATCGCTCCCGCGGGCGGCGCGTGGCGGCTGCGCGCGGAGGGCGGCGTCTACACCGGCGAGTCCGACCCCGGCGTGCTGGCCGAGGCGGTGGGAAGCAGCGCCGCGCTGCGCATCCGCCGCGGGGTGGACGTCCCCTGGACCTGGGGCGCGGCGCCGGACTCGGCGGCGGTCCCCGGCACCACGCGCACGCTCACGCTGCTCACGCCCGAGTGGGGGCCGCCCCGCGCCGCGCGCGCCGGGCTCTCGCTCAGCCACGCCCTCCCCGGCGCCACGACGCTGCACGTGGGCGCGGAGTGGCGCAGGACGGACTTCCTCCCGCGCCGCGCGGACCTGAACCTCCTTCCCGGGCCCACGGCGCAGGACCAGTACGGGCGCCCGCTCTTCGGCACGCTGGTGCAGCGGGGGACGCTCCTCCTGGCCCAGCCGGGGACGGGGCGCCGCTTCACCGACTTCGACCGGGTGAGCGCCATCGACCTGGACGGGTGGATGGAGTGGGCCGCGGCCACCGTGGCCATCGAGCGGCGCCCGGCCACGGGGCTGCGGCTGATGGCCGGCTACACCTTCTCCCGCACGCGCGACAACCTGCTCACCGCCGGCGTCTCGGCGCCGGGCGACCTCCCCGTTCCCTTCCTGGCCGACGGCGCGGACTGGAGCGAGGGGCGCTCGTCGCTCGACGTGCCGCACCGGGGCGTGCTGCTGGCCGAGCTGCGCGGCGGGGGGAGATGGGCGCCGTCGCTGGCCGCCGTCTACCGCGCGCGCTCGGGCGATCCGTTCACCGCCGGCTTCCGCGCCGGCGTGGACGCCAACGGCGACGGCTCGGCCAGCAACGACCCCGCCTTCGTCGATCCGTCCGTCCCCGGCTACTCCGAGGTGGCCGCGGGCTGGTCGTGCCTGTCGTCGCAGCAGGGCGGCTTCGCGGTGCGCAACGGCTGCCGCGGGCCGACCGTGCAGTCGCTCGACCTGCGGCTGGGGGTGGACGTGCTGCGCAGCGGGAACCACGCGGCGCGGCTCACCATCGACGGACTGAACCTGGTCGGTGGCGAGCGCGGGCCGGTGGACGCCGCGCTGTACCTCGTGGACCCGGCCCGCGCGCTCTCCACCGACGCGCAGGGGCGCGTGGTGGTTCCGCTCGTGGCCAACCCCGGCTTCGGGGAGCCCCTCCTGCGCCGCGCCACCGGGCGCACGGTGCGCATCGGCCTTCAGCTCGCCTACTGA